A genomic stretch from Candidatus Eremiobacteraceae bacterium includes:
- a CDS encoding peptide ABC transporter substrate-binding protein encodes MRRSHLFIALAAVAAIGLAACTKVSTETAAPTGGGGNPHTVSGLLRWGGVAEPDTMDPVVGNQQIEIDLSMFWGGYLLNWSDENKFVPELATDEPTTTNGGISADGLAITYHLRPHVKWQDGAPFSADDVIYTYQQVMNNANFVGSRVGYSNIASIDKKDDFTIVVHLKKRWAPFVATFFTMSSTAYPILPKHILSKYPDINKVDFNRIPVGTGPFKVVEYDKGRLIKMVANQDYWRGAPKIREIDYEIIPDETTILTQLKTGELDFEYNAPSSQAESLAEIPGTHVYHTPFTQYRQIALNLHNPILADLRVRRALAYAINKHDLIAKISHGLYIPADTDQPPFLWAHNANVMTYDYDPAKAAALLDAAGWTMGGDGFRHKNGQTLELGMTGTTGAAETRNLEAVVQEQWQAVGVKGDVKNADSALMFASYGAGGLLQTGKYDTGFYSWINGVDPDDSVNFMCDQFPSMGGQNQYFFCDPKLDAAEHIALNEYDPAKRKPAYDTIQSILAEQVPTIFIWYVARQDIANVDLRGYKPAHAVTTFWNTWEWSI; translated from the coding sequence ATGCGCCGTTCACACTTGTTCATCGCTTTAGCCGCCGTGGCCGCGATCGGGTTGGCGGCCTGCACGAAAGTCAGCACCGAGACCGCAGCGCCAACCGGAGGCGGAGGAAATCCCCACACCGTCTCCGGGCTCCTGCGCTGGGGCGGTGTCGCCGAGCCGGACACCATGGACCCGGTGGTGGGCAATCAGCAGATAGAGATCGACCTCTCGATGTTCTGGGGCGGCTATCTTCTCAACTGGAGCGACGAGAACAAATTCGTGCCGGAGCTTGCCACCGACGAGCCCACCACGACGAACGGCGGCATCAGCGCCGACGGACTTGCGATCACCTATCACCTAAGACCGCATGTGAAGTGGCAGGACGGCGCACCGTTTTCCGCCGACGATGTCATCTACACGTATCAGCAAGTGATGAACAACGCCAACTTCGTGGGCAGCAGGGTCGGCTATTCAAATATCGCGTCTATCGACAAGAAGGACGATTTCACGATCGTCGTCCATTTGAAGAAGCGGTGGGCGCCGTTCGTCGCGACATTTTTCACGATGTCGAGCACCGCGTATCCCATCCTGCCCAAACACATCCTATCGAAGTACCCGGACATCAACAAGGTCGACTTCAACCGCATCCCGGTCGGCACAGGCCCTTTCAAGGTCGTGGAGTACGATAAGGGCCGCCTCATCAAGATGGTCGCGAATCAAGATTACTGGCGCGGCGCGCCCAAGATCCGCGAGATCGACTACGAGATCATCCCCGATGAGACCACCATCCTCACCCAATTGAAGACCGGCGAACTCGATTTCGAATACAACGCGCCCTCTTCACAAGCCGAGAGCCTCGCAGAGATTCCCGGCACGCACGTCTATCACACTCCCTTCACCCAGTACCGCCAGATCGCGCTGAATCTGCACAACCCGATTCTCGCCGACCTGCGCGTCCGCCGCGCCCTCGCCTATGCGATCAACAAGCACGATCTGATCGCGAAAATCTCACACGGTCTGTACATCCCGGCCGACACCGACCAGCCGCCGTTTCTTTGGGCGCACAACGCGAACGTGATGACCTACGACTACGACCCGGCCAAGGCGGCCGCACTTCTCGACGCGGCCGGGTGGACGATGGGCGGCGATGGCTTCCGTCACAAAAACGGCCAGACGCTCGAGCTAGGAATGACGGGCACGACGGGCGCCGCCGAGACGCGCAACTTGGAAGCGGTCGTGCAGGAACAATGGCAGGCGGTCGGCGTGAAGGGCGACGTGAAGAACGCCGATTCGGCGCTGATGTTCGCGAGCTACGGCGCGGGAGGCCTATTGCAGACCGGTAAGTACGACACGGGATTCTATTCGTGGATCAACGGCGTGGACCCGGACGATTCGGTCAACTTCATGTGCGACCAGTTCCCGTCCATGGGCGGGCAGAATCAGTACTTCTTCTGCGACCCGAAGTTGGACGCTGCCGAGCACATCGCGCTGAACGAGTACGATCCGGCCAAGCGCAAACCGGCCTACGACACGATCCAGTCGATCCTCGCCGAGCAAGTACCGACCATCTTCATCTGGTACGTCGCTCGTCAAGACATCGCCAACGTCGACCTCAGAGGCTATAAACCGGCGCACGCGGTCACGACGTTTTGGAACACGTGGGAGTGGAGCATCTGA
- a CDS encoding GAF domain-containing protein, which yields MSRRIIVAAVVTIFAAFVLGIQLASLPREGGPGPTFAPAGSCALTIASVAYARPGTLLQPGDVLMLDQMTPPERVLATHDSSAVGDSASMVVLRDGRTTRLVESVETPEPASYWAPSVAVKVITFLVGLFLLWRGRDIASLHYGIASAFFAIAILPISDALLSPAARNLYEALAQIFAGISAYALYLTFEDLARGAIRERVLTACRIAVGASSLLFIANAVDFSIGRSTNGCFEPALYVMRYPALIIALAVMIGVLTTTFVKATGLQRQRVRWVFWSTIVGFSGVVTWLVVPSFRAAVLTSVVITIGYAYAILRHRIIDVGFVINRAIVFTTVTTAVFAIFALVSTFVERLTLPVDEGVIVQSVVALALAFSFDFGFKRVESIIDQVFFRDKHRAELALRRFTEEARYVRSASVLLDGALRVVCESLRASAACVYREHLDAYRNVAARGRTSFPEMVDGDDPAFVHLRAGLKDVDLAGTAGALAGDRYGFALAAQRRLIGALIVGARDDAEAFDPEERELVRALAREVGTALEVLDAADHLEFIEQLALGKTDGPAAREQAQALLARER from the coding sequence GTGAGCCGACGCATTATAGTCGCCGCGGTCGTCACCATATTCGCGGCGTTTGTGCTGGGCATTCAACTGGCGTCCTTGCCCCGCGAAGGCGGACCCGGACCCACATTCGCGCCGGCCGGAAGCTGCGCGTTGACGATCGCTTCAGTCGCGTACGCGCGGCCCGGAACGCTGTTGCAGCCCGGCGATGTCCTCATGCTCGACCAGATGACGCCGCCGGAACGCGTGCTTGCCACGCACGACAGCAGCGCCGTCGGCGACTCGGCCTCGATGGTCGTGCTGCGAGACGGCCGCACGACCCGACTCGTGGAGTCGGTCGAAACACCAGAACCGGCCTCGTACTGGGCACCGTCCGTCGCGGTCAAAGTGATCACGTTTCTCGTCGGGCTGTTCTTGTTGTGGCGAGGGCGCGACATCGCATCGCTCCACTATGGGATTGCCAGCGCCTTCTTCGCGATCGCGATCTTGCCCATCAGCGATGCGTTGCTTTCGCCGGCCGCGCGCAATCTCTACGAAGCGCTCGCGCAAATATTTGCCGGCATCTCCGCCTACGCGCTGTACCTCACCTTCGAAGACCTCGCTCGCGGCGCGATCCGCGAACGGGTGCTGACCGCGTGCCGCATCGCGGTCGGTGCAAGTTCGTTGCTGTTCATCGCAAACGCCGTCGACTTTTCTATCGGCCGGTCCACCAACGGATGCTTCGAACCCGCGCTGTATGTGATGCGGTATCCGGCGCTCATCATCGCGCTCGCCGTGATGATCGGCGTTCTCACGACGACGTTCGTCAAGGCGACCGGCCTGCAACGGCAGCGCGTGCGCTGGGTTTTTTGGTCGACGATCGTGGGCTTCTCGGGCGTGGTCACGTGGCTGGTCGTACCGTCGTTCCGCGCGGCCGTCCTCACAAGCGTCGTGATCACCATCGGCTACGCATACGCGATACTTCGCCACCGGATCATCGACGTCGGATTTGTCATCAATCGCGCGATCGTCTTCACAACCGTCACGACTGCCGTGTTCGCGATCTTTGCGCTCGTGAGCACTTTCGTCGAGAGGCTCACGCTGCCGGTCGACGAGGGAGTGATCGTCCAGTCGGTCGTCGCGCTGGCGCTCGCGTTTTCGTTCGACTTCGGCTTTAAGCGCGTTGAAAGCATCATCGACCAAGTCTTCTTCCGCGACAAACACCGGGCCGAACTCGCGCTCCGCCGCTTCACCGAGGAGGCGCGGTACGTGCGCAGCGCGTCCGTCTTGCTCGACGGCGCGTTGCGCGTCGTGTGCGAATCGCTTCGCGCTTCGGCGGCCTGCGTGTACCGCGAGCACCTCGACGCGTACCGCAATGTGGCGGCGCGCGGGAGAACTTCATTTCCGGAGATGGTCGACGGTGATGATCCGGCGTTCGTTCATCTGCGCGCCGGCCTGAAAGACGTCGACCTCGCCGGCACTGCCGGAGCGCTGGCCGGTGACAGGTATGGCTTCGCGCTTGCGGCTCAACGCCGTCTCATCGGCGCACTCATCGTCGGGGCCAGAGACGATGCCGAAGCATTCGATCCTGAAGAGCGAGAGTTGGTCCGGGCCCTGGCACGCGAGGTCGGCACGGCGCTAGAGGTTCTTGACGCGGCCGATCACCTCGAATTCATCGAGCAACTCGCACTAGGGAAAACAGACGGCCCCGCAGCTCGCGAGCAGGCGCAAGCGCTGCTCGCACGAGAGCGCTAG
- a CDS encoding GNAT family N-acetyltransferase gives MASSLQERIVSSVSAVCPTVLLDDNRAETLKSILGKSTVSRRIKQLEKLGSLKFRHLDDRVQAREHLPSFYEQHIRCRTLAGIRSQLLDQQSKVFFEALVDNLDPSNELRFAVLESNDRPIAYNFGFQLDGKFLYYTPTFDIEFFDVSPGDVLLRYLFVYARDSDIREFDFTVGDETYKSRYANHTDHNYAVLLYPRSTSGRISQFAHAAKEHLRLYPSAYRATRTAASAASESASRIVRVLRREGAVRGAARVAVAFLRSAIYARDEVLVLELKKKYLTPASQPLTFRVATLSDLADAAVRHPEYLGGNSLHDLRERIKKGHTPFVALDDGNIVHIAWLRVEERIVTSELGEDFALELGRPVGIIYDAWTPQLARGRGIYPAVVSLIAEYIELMGLEQWIYVLSGNVASRRGLEKAGMEVQYRMIRYTWFHALHRRVILKPTQNE, from the coding sequence ATGGCTTCTAGCTTGCAGGAACGCATTGTGTCGTCGGTTTCCGCCGTATGTCCGACTGTCTTGCTCGACGACAACCGTGCCGAGACGCTGAAGAGCATCCTTGGGAAAAGCACGGTCTCGCGACGGATAAAGCAACTCGAGAAGTTAGGCAGCCTGAAGTTTCGTCACCTCGACGACCGGGTTCAGGCTCGCGAACATCTGCCTTCGTTTTATGAACAGCATATCCGCTGTCGGACATTGGCTGGCATACGTAGTCAACTGCTCGATCAACAATCGAAGGTATTTTTCGAGGCTCTCGTCGACAACCTCGATCCTTCGAACGAGCTGCGCTTCGCCGTGTTGGAGTCGAATGACCGGCCCATCGCATATAACTTCGGCTTTCAGCTCGACGGCAAATTCCTCTACTATACGCCGACCTTCGACATCGAATTTTTCGACGTCTCACCCGGAGATGTATTGCTCCGATATTTGTTTGTCTATGCGCGAGATAGCGATATTCGGGAATTTGATTTTACCGTCGGAGACGAGACGTACAAAAGTCGATACGCAAATCATACCGATCACAACTATGCCGTGCTTCTCTATCCTCGGTCGACCAGCGGCCGGATCTCGCAGTTCGCGCACGCCGCTAAGGAGCATCTGCGATTGTATCCGTCCGCGTATCGGGCTACGAGGACCGCCGCCTCGGCGGCCAGCGAGTCCGCTTCGCGAATTGTTCGAGTGCTGCGACGCGAAGGAGCCGTTCGAGGCGCAGCGAGAGTCGCCGTGGCATTCCTTCGTTCAGCGATCTATGCGCGAGACGAAGTTCTTGTCCTCGAGCTAAAGAAGAAATACCTGACACCGGCGTCGCAGCCCCTGACGTTCCGCGTGGCGACATTGAGCGATCTCGCCGACGCCGCTGTCCGTCATCCGGAGTATCTTGGCGGCAATTCGCTGCACGATCTGAGAGAACGCATCAAGAAGGGCCACACGCCGTTTGTCGCTCTCGACGACGGCAATATCGTCCACATAGCATGGCTTCGGGTTGAAGAGCGAATTGTGACGTCCGAGCTTGGCGAAGACTTCGCGCTCGAACTCGGTCGACCCGTCGGAATCATTTACGATGCGTGGACGCCGCAGTTGGCGCGAGGCAGAGGCATCTACCCAGCCGTCGTCTCACTCATCGCCGAATATATCGAACTCATGGGGCTCGAACAATGGATCTACGTTCTTTCGGGCAACGTCGCTTCTAGGCGAGGCCTGGAGAAAGCCGGCATGGAAGTTCAGTATCGTATGATTCGATACACATGGTTTCACGCATTGCATCGCCGCGTCATTCTCAAGCCGACTCAGAACGAATGA
- a CDS encoding peptide ABC transporter substrate-binding protein, with product MTLRAAASCVAIVLLLSSSACTKISSTTAPPAAGTGVLRIVGAGSMDSLVPELSSIQSAVDLGMLWGAWLYLVNDRGDLEPELATEIPTPANGGISRDGRTITYHLRTGVKWHDGAPFEARDVIFTWHAIMSGDNNIISRSGWDDIASMVAPDPHTVVVHLVHPYAPAIAEYFGPGPTPMSILPAHLLANLHDINHAAYNIMPVGTGPFIVKSFDPSSGVVLTANPNYWRGPPRLREIDYLIVPDANTRAVMMKTGEADLFYDPPSSLRQDLSTIPGVHVLNTTFAEYWYLEFNTQHAPLDDVRVRRAISMGVDRDYVVRTVMRGAAIPAEGDQLPGTWAFDPNVHTAKYDPKGAAALLSAAGWLLGPDGVRHKDGKALALVFAYSSGRGDSVRLAPVFQNMMKQIGIAIELKSYPTSLLEAAKQAGGILKNGNFDVAHDGWIGGVDPDDDTLFACDQIPPAGYNTTFYCDPRIDAQLHIGMTNFDRSVRAAAYSRIDALLAQDAPLDFLYWTKRLDAVRDTLHGYRPAPAVTEFWNSWEWSI from the coding sequence ATGACCCTGCGGGCCGCCGCCTCGTGCGTCGCCATAGTTCTTTTGCTTTCGTCGTCGGCGTGCACGAAGATCTCCAGCACGACCGCGCCCCCCGCCGCGGGCACGGGCGTCTTGCGGATCGTCGGCGCGGGGTCGATGGACTCGCTCGTCCCCGAGCTCAGCAGCATACAGTCCGCCGTCGACCTCGGCATGTTGTGGGGCGCATGGCTTTACCTCGTGAACGATCGCGGCGACCTGGAGCCTGAACTCGCGACCGAAATCCCGACTCCGGCCAACGGCGGCATCAGTCGCGACGGCCGGACGATCACGTATCATCTCCGCACCGGGGTCAAATGGCACGACGGCGCCCCATTCGAAGCGCGCGACGTCATCTTCACGTGGCACGCGATCATGAGCGGGGACAATAACATCATCAGCAGATCCGGCTGGGACGACATCGCGAGCATGGTCGCCCCAGACCCACACACCGTCGTCGTGCACCTGGTCCATCCATATGCGCCGGCGATCGCCGAGTATTTCGGTCCCGGCCCGACGCCGATGTCCATTCTGCCGGCACATCTGCTTGCGAATCTGCACGACATCAATCACGCGGCGTACAACATCATGCCCGTCGGCACAGGACCTTTCATCGTCAAATCATTCGATCCGTCCAGCGGCGTCGTGTTGACCGCCAATCCGAACTATTGGCGCGGTCCTCCGCGCCTGCGCGAGATCGACTACCTGATCGTGCCCGACGCCAATACGCGCGCCGTGATGATGAAGACCGGTGAAGCCGATCTCTTTTATGATCCGCCAAGCTCGCTGAGGCAAGATCTGTCCACCATTCCGGGCGTGCACGTCCTGAACACCACATTCGCCGAATATTGGTACCTGGAGTTCAACACCCAGCACGCTCCGCTCGACGATGTCCGAGTGCGGCGCGCGATATCCATGGGCGTCGACCGCGACTACGTGGTCCGCACGGTCATGCGTGGCGCAGCGATTCCCGCTGAAGGTGACCAGTTGCCTGGAACGTGGGCTTTCGATCCGAACGTGCACACCGCGAAGTACGATCCCAAAGGCGCCGCTGCGCTGTTGAGCGCGGCAGGCTGGCTCCTTGGCCCGGACGGCGTCCGCCACAAAGACGGCAAAGCGCTTGCGCTGGTATTCGCGTACTCGTCGGGCAGGGGCGACTCGGTGCGGTTAGCGCCGGTTTTCCAAAACATGATGAAGCAGATCGGCATCGCGATCGAACTGAAGTCGTACCCGACCAGCCTTTTGGAAGCTGCGAAACAAGCGGGCGGGATCCTGAAGAACGGCAATTTCGACGTCGCGCACGACGGATGGATAGGCGGCGTCGACCCCGACGACGACACGTTGTTCGCGTGCGATCAGATTCCACCGGCGGGATACAACACGACCTTTTATTGCGACCCGCGCATCGACGCGCAATTGCACATCGGCATGACGAACTTCGATCGGTCCGTGCGAGCGGCCGCGTACTCGCGCATCGACGCGCTGCTGGCGCAGGACGCGCCGCTGGACTTCCTCTACTGGACCAAACGGCTGGATGCCGTTCGCGATACGCTGCATGGGTACAGGCCCGCACCGGCGGTGACGGAATTCTGGAATTCGTGGGAGTGGAGCATTTGA